The DNA region CTGTTGCGTGAACTTGCGTTTTTCCTTGCTCTTCTTGAAGTAAGCCATGATGTGCCTCTTTAGTTTCCGGAACGTGTCCGGACTGTATATTCCATGCGCCTGGCGCAATATGCACCCGCGCGTTGATGTGCCATGAATTCCTGCTATACGACGACTGTCGCGTCGCCGGCAAAAACCCGATCCGCCTGCTGTATATGCAACACCAGCTTGCTTGCGCCTTTGCGTACCGGAGCTAAAAACCCCTGTATCGACAACGATGCACCCAGCGGGGTGTCAGCCAACAGCAAAGCGATGTCTCCCAGCGCCACCGCCGACAGTACCATTTCGACCCGGCGTAGCTGCCCGGCTTCCTGGACCTCGGAAGCGTGATCCAAGATCATTTCGACTGCAGGCAGACCTGCCGGGGTATAGCGCAATGGCTGGACCTCGAGGGCAGTAGCAGTCAAAACGAGCTGATTCACGAGTGGACGTGGGACACCAGCCCCATTTACTCGGCTTCAGCCGTCGTGGTGGGGGCAGGAGCGGGAGCCGACGTCGTTGCCTCGGCGCCTGCCTTGCGGGCCTCTTCGCGCTCGACCGATTTCATCATGACGGACGGTGCCGTGTGAGCCTTTTTGGCTTTGATGATCAGGTGGCGCAAGATGGCGTCGTTGTAGCGGAACGAATGCTCGAGTTCATCGAGAACGGTCTGTCCGCATTCGATGTTAAAGCACACATAATGCGCTTTGACGAGCTTCTGGATGGGGTATGCCAACTGGCGACGGCCCCAATCTTCCAAACGGTGGACCTGGCCGCCATTGCTGGTAACGACAGACTGATAGCGCTCGATCATGGCGGGCACTTGCTCGCTTTGATCGGGATGCACGATAAACACTACTTCGTAGTGACGCATAAAACACTCCTTGTGGATATCTTTTGGCTTCAAGGCCAAAAGGGTCAGCCCGCCAACCCAAACAAGGTTTATAGGCTAAATGCCTAGTCTTCTTTACAGTTGGTCGAGCAAGAAACAGCCAGTGATAATAGCATTTTGGCGCAATTCTGGCAATGGGCGGGTGCGAAGGGCGTAAGGCTTAGCCTTCGACCACCGCGTAGGCCGAGTGGTTATGTATGGATTCGAAATTCTCGGCCACCACCTTGTAGCGCTGAATTGCCGGCAAGTCTTGCAGCCGGGCCGCCACGTCGCGCACCAGGTCTTCGACGAATTTTGGATTCTCGTATGCGCGTTCAGTGACGAACTTCTCGTCCGTACGCTTGAGCAAGCCCCATAATTCGCAGGATGCCTCCTTTTCCACCATGCGGATCAAGCCATCAATATCGGCCTGGGCGCCATCAGCGTAGACAATTTCGACGGTAACGTGCGAGCGCTGGTTATGGGCGCCGTACTCTGAAATGGCCTTGGAGCACGGGCATAGACTGGTAACGGGAACCAGCACCACGGCTTCGAACTGCGTCGGCATGCCGGCCCGGGTACGGGCCGTCCATGTCACTTCGTAATCCATCAGGCTGACGACCTCCGACACCGGAGCAGTCTTGCTCATGAAGTACGGAAAGCTGGCGCTGATGTCGCCATGCTTTGCCTGGAGCAGCGGCAACATGTCGTCGGCCATCTGGCAAAATCCAGCGGGCGTCATGGGGATCCGGCGGTACTTTTCGAGCAAGGCCACAAAACGCGACATATGCGTACCCTTCTCGTGAGCCGGCAGGCCCACGGTAAGTTCCCAGTTGGCCACGGTAGCCTGAGGACCGTCGGTCGTCATCACCAGCATGGGATGGCGTACACCACGCACGCCTACGCGCTGAATCGCGATACGTCGCGTGTCTTGGCTGCTTTGCACATCGGGCATGGCAACCACCGGGTCTATCAAAATATTCATGAATTAAATGCCTGTAAAGCGCTACGGTTCAAGAGGCGCCACGTAGGGGAAGAGTAAGCTTACTTTACTTCAAATCAGCAGGCGCCTCTGCAATTGGAGGGCACAAGGCGCCGAAACGTTCCCGTATCGACCGCTCTATTCCGCGGGCATCCAGGCCCAGCTCGCTCAGGATGAAAGCCTGGTCTCCGTGATCGATGAACCGGTCCGGCAGGCCCAGCATCAGTAGCGGCACCTGAATGGACTGCGCGCTGAGAGATTCAAGCACAGCACTACCCGCCCCTCCCATAATGGCCGCTTCTTCCACCGTTACAAAGGCTGTGTGATTCTCGGCCAGACCGGCGAGCATGGCCTGATCCAGGGGTTTGACAAAGCGCATGTCGACCACCGTGGCGCCCAGGCTTTCGGCTGCCTGCGTTGCGTCCGGCAGCAAGGTGCCAAAGACCAGAATCGCGATGCCGCGCCCTTCGCGCCGCATGATCGCCTTGCCGATCTCGACGGTGTCGAGACTTTCGCTTACCGCCACGCCGCGCCCCGCGCCACGTGGATATCGGACCGATGCCGGCCCGGGATGCTGATAACAGGTGCTAAGCAGCAGGCGTGTCTCGTTTTCGTCCGACGGCGTCGCCACCACCATGTTGGGGATGCAACGCAAAAAGGCAATATCGAAGTTGCCCGCATGCGTGGCGCCGTCGGCACCGACTATTCCGGCGCGGTCCAGCGCAAAGGTAACGTCCAGGTTTTGCAGGGCCACGTCATGAATCAACTGATCGTAGCCGCGCTGCAGGAAGGTGGAGTAGATGGCCAGTACCGGCTTTTGCCCTTCGCAAGCCAGTCCGCCGGCGAAGGTCACTGCGTGCTGCTCGGCGATGCCCACATCGAAGTAGCGTGTGGGAAACTGCTGCTCAAACTGCACCAGTCCACTGCCCTCGCGCATGGCCGGCGTGATACCCACCAGGCGCTCGTCGGCAGCGGCCATGTCGCACAACCAGCGCCCGAACACCTGGGTAAAGGTTTGCCGCGACGGACTGCCGGACTTCTGGATACCGACATCGGGATCGAATTTGCCCGGACCGTGATAGAGCACGGGATCGGCTTCAGCAAGCTTGTAACCCTGCCCCTTCTTGGTCACGACGTGCAGAAACTGGGGACCGCCCAAGGCCTTCAGATTTTCCAGCGTGGGAATAAGGGCGTCCAGATCGTGGCCGTCGATGGGCCCGACATAGTTGAAGCCCAGCTCTTCGAACAAAGTTGCCGGTGACACCATGCCTTTGGCGTGACCTTCGAAACGACGCGCCAGCTCTAGCATGGTGGGCACGTGTTGCAGTACCGCCTTGCCGACGTTCTTGGCGGCCGCATAGAAGCCGCCCGACAGCAGTCGCGCCAGATAGCGGTTGAGCGCCCCCACCGGTGGAGAGATCGACATGTCGTTGTCGTTCAGTACCACCAGCACATTGACGTCTGGAGTCACCCCCGCATTGTTGAGCGCTTCGAAAGCCATGCCGGCGGTCATCGCGCCATCGCCGATCACGGCAATATGCTGGCGGTCCAGGCCTGCATTACGCGATGCGACCGCCATGCCCAGCACGGCAGAGATAGAGGTGGATGAGTGGGCGGTACCGAATGCGTCGTACTCGGACTCGCAGCGACGCGGAAAGCCTGAAATGCCGCCCGCCTGACGCAGCTGGGCCATTTGTTCGCGGCGTCCGGTCAGTATCTTGTGAGGATACGACTGATGGCCCACATCCCAGACTATGCGGTCAAATGGGGTGTTGAAGACATGATGCAAGGCGATCGTCAATTCGACCGTGCCCAGATTGGAGGACAGATGGCCGCCCGTTCTGGATACCGACCGAAGCACGAACTCGCGCAGTTCATCGGCAACCTCTTTGAGTTCGGCGCGGTCCAGGCCGCGCAGATCGGCCGGTGTATTGATGTGGTCAAGAGAGACAGTAGACATACGAATCATGAAATCCAGTGCAGAGTGCATTTTAGGCGCTCTGTGATACGGGCGTTAGCGGCGCGGTTAACGGTCTCGTCCGACGATGAAATCGGCGATCTCAGCCAGGCGGGCGGCGGACGGCCCCAGCGGTAGCAAGGCGTTGCGGGCCTGGGCATGCAAGGATTGCAGCAACTCGCGCGAACCCTCCAGCCCCATGCTCGAAACATAGGTCGGCTTGTTGCCGGCGGCGTCCTTGCCCGCCGTCTTGCCCAGCGTAGCAGTGTCGGCGGTGACATCCAGGATGTCGTCCACCACCTGGAACGCCAGCCCGATGGCGGCGGCATAGGTTTCCAGCCCCTGCCTTGCCGACGAGCCTGCCCCGGCCACGATGCCTCCCAACAAGACACTGGCTTCGAGCATGGCGCCCGTCTTCATGCTGTGCATCTGCTGCAGTTGTTCTGCGGCCAGTACTTTACCGACGCTCTCGCAATCGATGGCCTGACCGCCCACCATACCCAGGCTACCGGCCGACCGGGCCAGCAGTTGAGTCGCCTGCACGACCAGCGCAGGCGCAATCGGCATCAGGCCGATCAGCTCAAAAGCCAAGGGCTGCAAGGCATCGCCGGCCAGCATGGCGGTGGCTTCACCATATTTCACGTGTACCGTCGGCCTGCCCCGGCGCAAGGCATCGTCGTCCATGCAGGGCAAGTCGTCGTGTACCAGCGAATAGGCGTGGATCAGCTCGACCGCCGCAGCAGCGTGATCCAGGGCGATTTCCTGGGCGGAAGCGGCGGTACCGGCCGACAGCGATGCTTCGCCCGCGGCATAAACCAGGGCGGCACGTACCCGCTTGCCTCCACCCAGTACTGCGTAGCGCATGGCATCGTGCAAACTGCCGGGCACTACCGTGGACGCCGGCAGAGCCTGCTCGAGCACGCTTTCTATATGATGTACGCGGTCGGTCAGCCAGTCGGAAAAATCCAAGGTTCTACGCGGCATCCTTAACCCTCGTCACCCAGGGCGGCGCCCGGCATGGGCTTGAGCAGGTTCTCTTGCAATACCCGTACCTGTTGCTCGGCGTGATCGAGTCGTTGCTGGCAGATGCGGGCAAGTTCGACCCCGCGCTCGTAAGCCGCCAAAGACTGGTCCAGGGCCAGCGTGCCGTCTTCCATCTGGGCTACCAGCGATTCGAGCTGGGCCAACGCCGTTTCGAAGTCTTTGGGTAAATTAGCTGCGCTGTCGCCGCCGGGAGGCGTGGATCCCGTGTTGATGTCGTTCATGACGTATTCCGAAAATGCGGGGTGCCGTTACGGCGCCCGGTTCTGTACCAAGGCAAATTGTACGAGATGCTCGGCTTGGCTGCCCGAACGGGCTGCCGGCATACTTTTTGCCGGCTGCTTTCTGGGGTACACTTTTTGTTTACACATCATCATCGGCCAGTCCGTTTTTTTCTTCGCACCAGGGCTTTACAAATACCGCCCTGGTTTCATCACAGCGGGGGGAACCATGACCGATATCGGTCGGGAAGCGCATTTTGCGCCGGCACAAAGCCAGCTTTCAGTCAGCAGCTATTTTGACCCAGACGTTTTTGCCCAAGAGCAGGAACGCATTTTCAAGAATTCCGCAATTTACATCGGCCACGAAAAGCTCGTCCCCGAAGTGGGCGACTGGCGCACCCTGGCACAAGAGCATGCCGGGCGTGTGCTGGTGCGCAATGCCGGCGGCGTCGAACTGATCTCCAACGTTTGCCGACACCGGCAGGCCATCATGCTGGGCGGACGGACAGGTCAAGTCACCGACCCGGGCAGCGCCCACGGCAATCTGCAAGACACGGGCGGCAACATCGTGTGCCCGCTGCACCGCTGGACCTACAGCAAGCAAGGCAAATTGCTGGGTGCACCGCAGTTTCCCCAGACACCTTGCATGGACCTGGCGCGCTACACCTTGAAAAACTGCCATGGTTTGTTGTTCGAGGGACCACGCGACCCAGCCGCCGACATGGCTGCGCTGTTCCAACGGCCGGAGTTCGATTTCAGCGACTACGTTCTCGACCACGTCGAAGTGCATCAATGCCACTACAACTGGAAAACCTTCATTGAAGTCTATCTGGAGGACTACCACGTCGGGCCGTTCCACCCCGGCCTGGGTAAATTTGTTACCTGCGACGACCTGGAATGGGAATTGGCCGACTGGTACAGCTCTCAGCGGGTCGGGATCAACCAGTCCCTGAACCAGCCCGGCACGGAGGTCTATCGCCAGTGGCACGATCGCCTGCTGGATTACCGTGGCGGCGACGAGCCCGACTTTGGCGCTGTGTGGGTAACTTATTTTCCGACCCACATGATAGAGCTCTACCCTCACGTGCTGGTGCTGTCGACGGTTCACCCGGTCAGCCCACAGGAAACCCTCAATATTGTGGAATTCTATTATCCGGAAGACATCGCAGCGTTCGAGCGCGAATTCGTCCTGGCACAACGCGCCGCCTATATGGAAACCGCCATTGAAGATGACGAGATAGCCGAACGCATGGATGCCGGACGCCTCGCGCTGATGCGCCGTGGCGTCAACGAGGCCGGGCCTTACCAGTCGCCCATGGAAGACGGCATGCAGCACTTCCACGAGTGGTACCGTCTCATGATGGAAGACGCCTCAGGCCTCTGATCGGGCCACCGGCCGAGCGGGATCGCTGCACCACTCGCTCCAGGAACCCGGATACACGGCAGAGCCTGGCAACCCGGCCAGTTCCATGGCAAAAAGGTTATGGCAGGCGCTTATGCCCGAGCCGCACTGGTGTACCATCTGCGCCGCATCGCGGCCCTGCAACAACGCATCGAATTCGTGGCGAAGCTCGGTGACAGGACGGAAGCGCCCGTCCGGCCCGACATTAAGGTTGCTGGGACGATTCAGTGCACCAGGGATGTGGCCGGCCACCGGATCCAGCGGCTCGGTCTCACCGCGATAGCGCTCCGCTGAGCGCGCATCCAACAAGGTGAATGCGGGCGCATCCAGATTGGCCAGCACCGCCTGCACGTCGACCGTCTTCATGCCAGGCGCTGCAGGCAAACCGAGATCCTGGACCGCTTGCGCCTCGGTAAGTCGGGGGCTGTTGGAGCCGGTCTCGACCGCGCCACCAGCGGCCACCCACGCAGGCCAGCCTCCGTTCAGCACAACGACCTTGTCGTGGCCCAGCCAGCGCAGCATCCACCAGACATGGGAGGCAAACATGCTGTTGCCGCCGTCGTAGACCAACACCCGCGACTGCCGCGTCAAGCCCTGCGTACGCATGAACGCGGCGAACTCCTGGCGCTCGGGCAAGGGGTGACGCCCGTTGCGACCGGTTTTGGCAGCCGACAACTGCTGTTCATGATCGAGAAACAAGGCACCAGGAATATGCCCCTGTTCGTAGGCATGGCGGCCAGCGGCAGGATCGGCAAGATCGTGGCGCACGTCGAACACCAGCCATTCGCGCGAGGGAAGTTTATCGCGCAGGGCAGAAGCCTCTATCAATAAATCAAGCACTACCGGTCTCCTGTGTTGCTGTAGGTGGAGCGGCCGGAGCGGGGCTGGCTTGCCCACGCATGACCCGGTCTTCGCTATAAGTGCGCCAGATGGACAGTAGCCCGGAAGCAATGATCAGCGCCATCCCTGCCCATGCCAGGATATCGGGCGCGTCGTCCCAAAAGGCAATGCCCAACATGGCTGCGAAGATAATAGTTGTATATTGCAAGGCCGCCGTCAATAGCGCGGAACCCAAACCGAAGGCCCGCGTCATTGCCAACTGCCCGACCAGGCCGAACAGGCCGACTCCAGTAAGGGCCAGCCATGCCGCAATACCGATGTCGCGCCAGCCGTACACGGCGATGCCGACCACGCCGGACAAGCAGGCAAAGCAAGAGAAAATGAAAACAGTGCGCCACTCGGGTTCGCCGATACGGCCCAACTTTCGGATCTGCATCATGGCGACAGCAGACATGGCGCCGGCGCACAGCCCCAAGGTAGCGGCAAAAAAATGGTCGTGCCCGATGCTGGGGCGCAGGACAGCGACCACGCCGATAAAGCCCAGCATCACGGCGACGATGCGCACGGGATCACGCTGCGTGCCGCCCCACCCGAGCATCCATCCAGCGATGAACAGCGGCGCGGTGTAGTTCAGGCTGATAGCCGTCGACAGGGGCAGGTGCGCAATGGCATAGAACCCCAGCCACATCGAGGCGATGCCCGTCAGGTTGCGCCAGATATGCAGTGTCCAACTGGAGGGCCTGAGGCTTCTATGCGTGGCCTGCGTCCAGAAGAAAAGCAAGATGACAGAGGGCAGACCGCGAAACAGGACGACGTGGGGTAGGGTCGCGCCATAATCTGAAGCGACTTTGATGCACGCCCCCATCGCAGCAAACATCAAACTCGCCAGCAACATCCACAGAGACTGCATGCACTCAACCGAAATTCAGATTAGACGCCAAGCCGTTACTATACTCTGATGGATGGAAAGAAATATGGCTGGCGGCCGCTTTAAATTGCGGAACCTGCCACCATATTCCAAGTCATAATCCTGCTCGCGACTTTCTGAATATAAAAAACATGAAACGAATTTTTCTCTTCCTCTTGACCAACATTGCCGTCATGCTGGTGCTCAGCGCCACCATGAGTATCCTGGGCGTCGGCCGCTACCTGACCGCCAACGGCCTGGACCTGACCCAACTGCTGATTTTTGCCGCTCTGATCGGCTTCACCGGAGCGATCTTTTCGCTGCTGATCAGCAAATGGATGGCCAAAAGGTCGACCGGTGCCCGCGTGATCGACCCGCAGGCCCCGGCCACGGCACAAGAGGCCTGGTTGGTCGACACGGTCCACCAACTTGCTGATCGTGCCGGCATCGGCAGGCCGGAAGTCGCCATCTACGACGGCGCACCCAACGCCTTTGCCACCGGCGCGTTCAAGAACGATTCCCTGGTGGCCGTATCCACGGGCTTGTTGTCCAGCATGTCCGAAGAAGAAGTGGCGGGCGTACTGGCCCATGAGGTTGCCCACATCGCCAATGGCGACATGATCACCCTCACCCTGATCCAGGGCGTGGTCAACACCTTCGTTATTTTTCTTGCCCGTGTCGTGGGCTACTTTGTGGATCGGGTCGTCCTGAAAAATGACCGCGGCGTTGGCCTGGGCTATTACGCGACCGTCATCGCCTGCGAGATTGCGTTCGGGATACTCGCTTCAATTATCGTGGCGTGGTTCTCGCGCCAGCGCGAATACCGCGCTGATGCCGGCTCGGCCCGGTTGCTGGGCTCGCGCGAACCCATGATACGGGCGCTGGCCCGTCTGGGTGGTGTCGAAGCAGGCGAACTGCCCAAGGCATTCCAGGCGTCCGGTATCTCCGGCGGCGGCGCCATCAGCGCCATCTTTGCTTCGCACCCGCCCATAGCGGCACGCATACACGCATTGCAAACCGCCCCGACCTTGTAACCGTGGGTTCAGACCAGATACTGGTCGAACCAGGCCAGGCACTTGGCCCAGGCGTCTTGCGCATCCTGCGCAACATAACTGGGCCGATAGTCGGCATAGAAAGCATGGCCTGACTTGGGATAGACGACAAGCCTGGACTGCTGGGCTATCGGTCCGCCCTCTGCCAACGCGGCCTCCATGCGGCGCACATCCTCAAGCGGGATGCTGCTGTCCTTCCCGCCATACAGTCCAAGCACGGGCGCACGCAATTGCGCGGCCACGTCCACAGGATGACGTGATTGCAGCGGACCATGGCCGGTGGCAAGCTTGCCGTACCACGCAACCCCTGCCTTGCAGCGGTCGCTGTGCGCGGCGTACATCCATGTCAGGCGGCCGCCCCAACAAAATCCGGTCACGCCCAGCCGTGTAATATCGCCACCCTGCGTTGCGGCCCAGTCTGCGCTGGCGTCCAGGTCGGCCAACACTTGTTCATCGGGCACTTTGGCAACGATGTCGCGTATGAGCGCAGCAGTGTCGGTGTACTGGCCGGCATCGCCCTGACGCTGATACAGCTCTACGGCGACGGCCAGGTATCCCGCCTGGGCGTAGCGGCGGCAGACGTCCCGGATATGTTCGTGCAGGCCGAAGATTTCCTGTATGACCAACACCACTGGTGGCGCTGGCACGTCGGCAGGCGCCGCATAATACGCGGGTATCGTGCCGTCGAAAGTAGGCATTTGCACCTGCCCTTCGCGCAAGCCACTCGTGTCGGTATGGATGGTACTTGCAGCCAGCCCGGTAATGCGAGAAAAAGACATATCGGCTCCTTGGTGGGTTCAATAAGCTTGCCAGCGGGCAATCAGTGAGCCTGCTCCCAGTTGGGGCCCTGGCCCACTTCGGCAACCAGCGGTACGACCAGCTTGGCCACATTGCACATCAGGTCGGGCAAGCGGCTGGCGACCAGGTCTACTTCCTGCATTGGGACGTCGAGCACCAGTTCGTCATGTACCTGCATGACAAGCAGCGTCTGCAGCTTCTCGGCGTGTATCCAGTCCTGTACCGCCACCATGGCCATCTTGATCAGGTCGGCTGCCGTACCTTGCATGGGTGCGTTAATGGCGGCACGTTCGGCGGCGGCCTGGCGTGGACCTTTGGCGCCGCGCAGTTCGGGCAGCCAAAGGCGTCGTCCGAACACGGTCTCGACATAGCCCAGTTCGCGTGCCATGCGCTTGGTCTGCTCCATATACGCCGCTACCCCCGGATAGCGCGTGAAGTATCGATCGATATAAGCCCTGGCCGCGTCCCGCGTGATGCCCAGGTTGGAAGCCAGGCCGAACTCGCCCATGCCGTAAATCAAGCCGAAATTGATCGCCTTGGCGGCGCGTCGCTGTTCGGAAGATACGTCTCCTGGTGCAACCCCGAATACTTCGGCTGCGGTTGCCCTATGTATGTCGTCGCCCTGCTCAAAAGCGCGGCACAGGTTCTCGTCATCGGAAACGTGGGCCATCACACGCAGTTCTATCTGAGAATAGTCGGCCGAGACCACCTTGCCCAAAGAGGACACAAAGGCCGCCCGAACACGTCGCCCTTCCGCCGTGCGCACGGGTATGTTCTGCAGGTTGGGATCGGACGAGGCCAGCCTGCCGGTTATGACCGCCGCCTGTGCATAGCGCGTATGCACGCGTCCCGTACTGGGGTTGATCATCCGGGGAAGCTTGTCGGTGTAGGTCGACTTGAGCTTGGCCATGCCGCGGTATTCCAGCAATAGCGCCGGCAAGGGATAGTCGCGCGCCAGCTTGGTCAGCACGTCTTCGTCGGTCGATGGCGCGCCACTGGCTGTCTTGCGAACCACGGGCAATTCCATGCGCTGAAAAAGGACCTCGCCCAGCTGCTTGGGCGAATTCAAGTTGAAGGGCTGGCCTGCCAGCGCATAAGCCTGCTCTTCCAGTGCCAGCAGTTGCTGGCCCAATTCGTGGCTTTGCCTGGCCAACAAGGCGGCATCGATGGCCACGCCATTGCGTTCTATGGTCGTCAATACAGCCGACACCTTGACCTCAAGCTGATAGATGGCGTCCAGGCCGGGGTCGGTCGCGACCTTGGGGCGCAGGGTCTGGTGCAGTTGCAAGGTGAAGTCTGCATCCTCGCATGCGTAGAAAGAGGCCGTCTGCACATCGACTTCGTCAAAGCAGATCTGTTTGGCGCCCTTGCCGCAAAGATCCTCGTACGTCGTGCCGGTACGGCCGAGCCAGCGCTCGGCCAGCTCTTGCATATTGACGCGCCGGTGCGATTCGAGCACATAGGCCTGCAACATCGTGTCTTCAGTGATGCCGGCCAGCGCCACGCCTTCATTCAACAATACATGCGCGTCGTACTTGGCGTTGTGCAGCAGTTTGGCCGCGCCGGCGTTCTCGAGCCAGGGGCGCAGGGTATCGAGCACCTGTTGTTTGGGAAGCTGCTCGACCCGATCGGGGCCACGATGGCCCACGGGAATATAGCAGGCCACACCGGGTTGCACCGACAGCGACAAGCCGACCAGGCGGGCCACCATGGGATCAAGCGAGGTGGTTTCAGTGTCCAGGGCAACAAGCTCGGCCCCTTGCACCAGCGTCAACCACCGCCCGAGTGCTTCGGCATCCAGTATGGTTTCATAATCGGTAGTGGCCGGGGCGGCGGGGACCTCTTCGGGCACACGGCTGTCCTGGGCCGGCACACGCTCGCTGTCGCCGCTAAGCTCGCGCAGCCAGGTGCGAAACCCGTATTCGTCATACAACTGAATCAGGGCGTCCAGATCTTGCGCACGGGGTGTAAGGCCAGCCAGGCCTTGCGCCAGATCCGGAATTTCGCAGTCGGTCTTGACCGTCAAGAGCTGCCGCGTCATGGGAAAGTCGCCAAGCGCGGCCCGCAGGTTCTGCCCTGCCACGCCCTTGATGGCATCCGCATTCTGGACCAGGGCATCGACACTGCCGAACTCTGCCAGCCACTTGGCTGCGGTCTTGGGGCCCACCTTGGGCACCCCGGGAATATTGTCCACCGAATCGCCGGTCAACATTAAAAAGTCTACAATCTGTGCTGGGGACACACCAAATTTTTTCATGACGCCCGCGATATCCTGGCGTTCTCCACTCATGGTGTTGACCAGCTCAACATGCTCATTGACCAACTGAGCCAAGTCCTTGTCACCGGTCGATATCACCGTCCGCACGTCCTCTAGCGTGGCGCGACACGCCAATGTACCGATAATGTCGTCCGCCTCTACGCCCGGCACCGCCAATACAGGC from Pollutimonas thiosulfatoxidans includes:
- the priB gene encoding primosomal replication protein N yields the protein MNQLVLTATALEVQPLRYTPAGLPAVEMILDHASEVQEAGQLRRVEMVLSAVALGDIALLLADTPLGASLSIQGFLAPVRKGASKLVLHIQQADRVFAGDATVVV
- the rpsF gene encoding 30S ribosomal protein S6, whose translation is MRHYEVVFIVHPDQSEQVPAMIERYQSVVTSNGGQVHRLEDWGRRQLAYPIQKLVKAHYVCFNIECGQTVLDELEHSFRYNDAILRHLIIKAKKAHTAPSVMMKSVEREEARKAGAEATTSAPAPAPTTTAEAE
- the folE2 gene encoding GTP cyclohydrolase FolE2, which translates into the protein MNILIDPVVAMPDVQSSQDTRRIAIQRVGVRGVRHPMLVMTTDGPQATVANWELTVGLPAHEKGTHMSRFVALLEKYRRIPMTPAGFCQMADDMLPLLQAKHGDISASFPYFMSKTAPVSEVVSLMDYEVTWTARTRAGMPTQFEAVVLVPVTSLCPCSKAISEYGAHNQRSHVTVEIVYADGAQADIDGLIRMVEKEASCELWGLLKRTDEKFVTERAYENPKFVEDLVRDVAARLQDLPAIQRYKVVAENFESIHNHSAYAVVEG
- the dxs gene encoding 1-deoxy-D-xylulose-5-phosphate synthase → MSTVSLDHINTPADLRGLDRAELKEVADELREFVLRSVSRTGGHLSSNLGTVELTIALHHVFNTPFDRIVWDVGHQSYPHKILTGRREQMAQLRQAGGISGFPRRCESEYDAFGTAHSSTSISAVLGMAVASRNAGLDRQHIAVIGDGAMTAGMAFEALNNAGVTPDVNVLVVLNDNDMSISPPVGALNRYLARLLSGGFYAAAKNVGKAVLQHVPTMLELARRFEGHAKGMVSPATLFEELGFNYVGPIDGHDLDALIPTLENLKALGGPQFLHVVTKKGQGYKLAEADPVLYHGPGKFDPDVGIQKSGSPSRQTFTQVFGRWLCDMAAADERLVGITPAMREGSGLVQFEQQFPTRYFDVGIAEQHAVTFAGGLACEGQKPVLAIYSTFLQRGYDQLIHDVALQNLDVTFALDRAGIVGADGATHAGNFDIAFLRCIPNMVVATPSDENETRLLLSTCYQHPGPASVRYPRGAGRGVAVSESLDTVEIGKAIMRREGRGIAILVFGTLLPDATQAAESLGATVVDMRFVKPLDQAMLAGLAENHTAFVTVEEAAIMGGAGSAVLESLSAQSIQVPLLMLGLPDRFIDHGDQAFILSELGLDARGIERSIRERFGALCPPIAEAPADLK
- a CDS encoding polyprenyl synthetase family protein is translated as MPRRTLDFSDWLTDRVHHIESVLEQALPASTVVPGSLHDAMRYAVLGGGKRVRAALVYAAGEASLSAGTAASAQEIALDHAAAAVELIHAYSLVHDDLPCMDDDALRRGRPTVHVKYGEATAMLAGDALQPLAFELIGLMPIAPALVVQATQLLARSAGSLGMVGGQAIDCESVGKVLAAEQLQQMHSMKTGAMLEASVLLGGIVAGAGSSARQGLETYAAAIGLAFQVVDDILDVTADTATLGKTAGKDAAGNKPTYVSSMGLEGSRELLQSLHAQARNALLPLGPSAARLAEIADFIVGRDR
- a CDS encoding exodeoxyribonuclease VII small subunit is translated as MNDINTGSTPPGGDSAANLPKDFETALAQLESLVAQMEDGTLALDQSLAAYERGVELARICQQRLDHAEQQVRVLQENLLKPMPGAALGDEG
- a CDS encoding aromatic ring-hydroxylating oxygenase subunit alpha, whose protein sequence is MTDIGREAHFAPAQSQLSVSSYFDPDVFAQEQERIFKNSAIYIGHEKLVPEVGDWRTLAQEHAGRVLVRNAGGVELISNVCRHRQAIMLGGRTGQVTDPGSAHGNLQDTGGNIVCPLHRWTYSKQGKLLGAPQFPQTPCMDLARYTLKNCHGLLFEGPRDPAADMAALFQRPEFDFSDYVLDHVEVHQCHYNWKTFIEVYLEDYHVGPFHPGLGKFVTCDDLEWELADWYSSQRVGINQSLNQPGTEVYRQWHDRLLDYRGGDEPDFGAVWVTYFPTHMIELYPHVLVLSTVHPVSPQETLNIVEFYYPEDIAAFEREFVLAQRAAYMETAIEDDEIAERMDAGRLALMRRGVNEAGPYQSPMEDGMQHFHEWYRLMMEDASGL
- a CDS encoding sulfurtransferase; the encoded protein is MLDLLIEASALRDKLPSREWLVFDVRHDLADPAAGRHAYEQGHIPGALFLDHEQQLSAAKTGRNGRHPLPERQEFAAFMRTQGLTRQSRVLVYDGGNSMFASHVWWMLRWLGHDKVVVLNGGWPAWVAAGGAVETGSNSPRLTEAQAVQDLGLPAAPGMKTVDVQAVLANLDAPAFTLLDARSAERYRGETEPLDPVAGHIPGALNRPSNLNVGPDGRFRPVTELRHEFDALLQGRDAAQMVHQCGSGISACHNLFAMELAGLPGSAVYPGSWSEWCSDPARPVARSEA
- a CDS encoding DMT family transporter, whose amino-acid sequence is MQSLWMLLASLMFAAMGACIKVASDYGATLPHVVLFRGLPSVILLFFWTQATHRSLRPSSWTLHIWRNLTGIASMWLGFYAIAHLPLSTAISLNYTAPLFIAGWMLGWGGTQRDPVRIVAVMLGFIGVVAVLRPSIGHDHFFAATLGLCAGAMSAVAMMQIRKLGRIGEPEWRTVFIFSCFACLSGVVGIAVYGWRDIGIAAWLALTGVGLFGLVGQLAMTRAFGLGSALLTAALQYTTIIFAAMLGIAFWDDAPDILAWAGMALIIASGLLSIWRTYSEDRVMRGQASPAPAAPPTATQETGSA
- the htpX gene encoding protease HtpX; this encodes MKRIFLFLLTNIAVMLVLSATMSILGVGRYLTANGLDLTQLLIFAALIGFTGAIFSLLISKWMAKRSTGARVIDPQAPATAQEAWLVDTVHQLADRAGIGRPEVAIYDGAPNAFATGAFKNDSLVAVSTGLLSSMSEEEVAGVLAHEVAHIANGDMITLTLIQGVVNTFVIFLARVVGYFVDRVVLKNDRGVGLGYYATVIACEIAFGILASIIVAWFSRQREYRADAGSARLLGSREPMIRALARLGGVEAGELPKAFQASGISGGGAISAIFASHPPIAARIHALQTAPTL